Genomic DNA from Helicoverpa armigera isolate CAAS_96S chromosome 10, ASM3070526v1, whole genome shotgun sequence:
CAGCTCCAAGATAGCAATTTTTTATGCGAATGGTACGAAAAAAGAACTATGGCACCTTCAAGTACAAAATTTCACCACCTGCCTCAAAAATGTACCcctataattgaaaaaaaaaaaaaaaaactcacctcTTAGTCTGATGAAAAGCCAAGTATCTAGGCATCATATTATCGCCTCTCAATATAACGCCAACCGACGAATTACTATCAATAGAGGTCGCATTAATAGAGTCTGTGTCCGCACAGGTCCAATATAGGGCCCTTCCTAGGACATCGAGGACCATATGGAAGGGTCTGCTGAGCCCTGAGACTATGGTGGTTGAGTCTGTGATGGCTGATGTCACGGAGTATGAGATTGGGACCCTTCGGATTGCGTGGGAGTCGTCGTCCATCCAGTATAGGTGTCTGTGGAGAAAGGATTATTTCTAGTGGAATCGCTTTTTGGGGAATATTGTGATGATTTCAAGTTATTTTGTCCAATTTTCTAATTGAGCTTTATTTGGATCtaacgaaataaataagattGCGAAATTAGATTGCATTTTTGCATCAGGTAAAGTACTggatatcaaaaaaaaatataaaaattacctcGCTTTTAATACTTCGCTAACAAGTTATTTAATATGTAcaggtttaaaattaaataaaattgatttagaaaaaaagttaattaaaacataatgttaataacatgtacaacaaaaatattatgtacttacttattaacAGGATCATACTCAATTGCTTTAACGTTTTTCAACCCCGTGAGTGGTATGTACGCGTCGCTACATTCGCCATTAGCAACTACTATGCGCCCTATTGCGTTCTTTTGGGCAAATAGCAGAAATTCTTCCGGTTCTGTAATAAAGAGGAGGCAGTTGAAAGGAGTGACTTCTACTGACAAAAAATCATCTTTGTTTCCTCTAGAGCCGTTTGTGTGCCATGGCCGCGATTTCGCAGTCCTATTTCACATTgagctttttatattttcaaaagacaTAACATACCCCCTTTTCTACAGTGGGCAGGCACAGGTGTGCACAGCCGCCGTTGTCGCCGAACACTTTCACTACTCACCAGTGCAAGTCTCATTATCGCTGTGCAGCCTATAGTGCGCGGGACAGGCACACACGTACTCCTGGGCGCGGGCAGGCACAGGTGTGCACAGCCGCCGTTGTCGCCGAACACTTTCACTACTCACCAGTGCAAGTCTCATTATCGCTGTGCAGCCTATAGTGCGCGGGACAGGCACACACGTACTCCCTGGGCGCGGGCAGGCACAGGTGTGCACAGCCGCCGTTGTCGCCGAACACTTTCACTACTCACCAGTGCAAGTCTCATTATCGCTGTGCAGCCTATAGTGCGCGGGACAGGCACACACGTACTCCCTGGGCGCGGGCAGGCACAGGTGTGCACAGCCGCCGTTGTCGCCGAACACTTTCACTACTCACCAGTGCAAGTCTCATTATCGCTGTGCAGCCTATAGTGCGCGGGACAGGCACACACGTACTCCTGGGCGCGGGCAGGCACAGGTGTGCACAGCCGCCGTTGTCGCCGAACACTTTCACTACTCACCAGTGCAAGTCTCATTATCGCTGTGCAGCCTATAGTGCGCGGGACAGGCACACACGTACTCCCTGGGCGCGGGCAGGCACAGGTGTGCACAGCCGCCGTTGTCGGCCGCGCATTGTCCGCCCGAGCGGGCCCGGCCGAACACTTTCACTTCTGATATGTATTCGAGGCCAGTTTGGATGATTTTGCGGTTTTCCCCTGTCAGTTTTGTTGCTGATTCTACTATGCCTGGGGAAAAATAATGATTCTGAAGGCTAATTATTATGGAAGATTTGTGAAGTTACGACCGATATTAAAGAGCTACTGATTGCGTTATGCAAGGATTAGAATTGCTGTAAAATGGACGGGCAGAATATTGAAGGTTGAACATGCccaattattaaaaagaatagttatttgtttaattgttaattataaagaagtgcctattaaagtttatttattatagaaaacTGTTATCAAGAGTATAAAAAGTCTTATCCAGGACCGCCGCTAGCAAATGCAAAGGgtgaacccgtcaaaattgacaAGACACGACCAAggctttttttgaaattttattgctaatctactcatctaattttattacgtaattatggtttaattttgccgctcCCTAGATCATGCCACCCGGGGCATTTGCACATCAAATCATTGGTAAAAGATATTAGAAGATGATATTGTagaagatattgtattttttaaatattacttgataagtcgctcgatttgccgccccctaggacgtgccgcccgcgtgcggtgcacgccttgcacgcccgcttacggcgggcctgtcttatcaagattgtcacaaatagAGTATTACACACgttgttctaaattcaaatcactttgccgctctttGCATGAAAAATTgcatgcaaataaacaatatactAATCACGATGCAATCTACATATTCCTAAGTACTGTtaaatttaagtaaaaaaaaacttaccagtATTCCAATCGCCCCAATAAACCTTATCATTATGTATGGTCAGCGTATAAGGCATAGACACGTTACTGATGAGGACTTTCCTCCCTGTTCCGTTCAGAAAGGCGAACTCTATGGCGGGCGGGTCTAGAGCTGCCCAGTAGATGGCTTTGCGTTCATAGTCTATGGCTATAGAGTGCACTTTTCCGACTTGTTCGAAGAGGGTGGAGGGGGATGAGCCGTCCATGCCGGCTCGTTTGATTGTTTTCGAGCCTAGTTCGGACCAGTACATGTAGCTAAAACAATGGAAAATGACTTGTTAGGggacaattttatttgggtctaacatttattttgagtttaatgATTAACAGTAGCTACAGTAAGCCGGGTCTAGGGTAGCATGaaactttttattaacaaaatgatGGCTAAACTCGTCGTTAAAATTTTACACGACAAGAGTTCAATAATGAACAATTCACACTTTAGTTTCCAGTAGGATTTCTAAAGAATTTTATAGTCACCAAGTAACTGGAATTGCAATGAACCATTTATAAAACCACATTTAATAGGTAAGGTGTTAAAAATCTGTTTATTTGAAACCCTCGATAACTGAATAAAACTTACCCTTTATTAGGATCCAAGGCAATGCTCTTGGGTTTCTTAAGGCCCTGCCAGACTAGCGCTCTTCGACTAGATCCGTCTAGACGAGCCACTTCAATGCGCTGTGTTGCCGTGTCTGTCCAATATATGTTCTGTCCTGACCAGTCTATTGCTATTCCTGTGgtggaaataataaaagataattaagcatatatagactagcttctgccagcggtaccacccgcatcccgtgggaactacttcccgtaccgggacaaaaagtagcctatagccttcctcgataaatgggctatctaacactgaaagaaattttcaaatcggaccagtagttcctgagattagcgctttcaaacaaacaaacaaactcttcagctttataatattggtatagatgAATTtgaatgatatgatatgatatttttagaataatcGGCTATGAAAGCAAAAAGAAGACTCATCATCCGTTTAAGCatagtaaattataatattttagtcaCACAGTTTACACATATTTTAGTCAAATTAAGACAAGCTAAAATGTATCCTATTTCGTTCTTTCACGACTTAAGATGATTTGCATGCCCCATCTTTTTGATCGAATATATTCGTAAAATTTTGATCAATATAACaagtgatgtcctcctagccgattatcggctacggcggcggttctcatttaaggagatcagccaattgcgcaggacgtattatagtgcacaaatatttgcgcagacacaggtgcactccctattccttcactctcataacccgatgggacggcaaatccgacacgaccggagagagatcaggcgcaggaccgacatttacgtgctctccgatgcacgggtgtatcaatcaccaacttccaggctccgggctgctttgtgaaagtcttctaaaacccacaaagcgatttcggcccgactcgggaatcgaacccgagacctcgtgctcagcagccgcacttgcgacagctagaccaacgaggcggTTCATAAATATAACAAGTACCAACTAACCTTCAACTAATCCCATCCATTCGAGAACTTTCTCCATGTTAGATCCATTTATAGAGCAGCGGTTGATAGTCTTTGTTTTAGCGTCCGACCAGTAAAGCTTATTACCAGCTACGTGAACGGCCAATGCGCTAAAAGTGTATTAACATAGTTGTAAATTTAATTCTTCTCCATGTAATcgttataaataactaaatcatttttttaaattagtaattCTTTATCATATTAACAGATTATGgaaattttctttacaaaaatgaGATATTCTGTAAGTTAATCCTAACCACAAAACTAcgcttaaaatattaattttcttgtcTCAATCaaaccgcccattgtgtcaccgactttaaaatctttaggttagttttttattgttgttttttaattatataatctAATATACTGCCACTGCACTTACCTGACTTCTTTTAAATCTTTGAGTGGTAGAACAGCGACGTCATTTCCTTCGTTCTCAATACTAATATGTCCAATAACATTCTTACGACTGTACACTAGGAAAGCTTCGGGTTGCACGCACGTTTTCTTGTCTTTACTAAGTTCAAAACCTATGGGAAACATTTTAAGATATTAGTGTCTTTTCCAtgattgcatattttttttaatactgaacAAAAGTGTATGTTATAGGAAAAATATACCCGAAaaagtgtaaatataaaaaatataagctaaTTCAGACAAATCTTTTGCGCAAAAAAAAGCGCAACTCTTTGCGCAAAGAATATATTTTGCGCAAAccataaatattttctgttaagaaagaaaaaaatatttgcatagaaCATAGGTGGTACCAGTTTTTATTACTAACCGATTAGACGATATACAATGACTTACCGAGAGGACAGCTACAGACATATCGTTCAGGAGTGTTGAGACATAGATGTGAACATCCTCCGTTGTTATCCGCGCATTGGTTCCACCCGAGCGACTCTCCCAGGCGAAACGCTTTCACTCCCATCATGTTCGCCATTTGTTCTACTACAGGCTGACGTTCTAGACCTGAGTATagaaaaattttgagttttggtaAGTAGATTATAAGgtgaaaagtatttaaatatgacGGATAAAGGAAACTTCATGAGATTACCAAAATTATGATATAGAACAAGTCActcgtaaaataaaaatccagGATTTTATAGTAAACATTAAGTTTTTGGACCaagttacgaaaaaaaaaaatgatgttcAAGGAAGTTAGATTTTACCTGTATTTTTGTTAATCCTATCTAGCGTCCGCTTCTGCATATCGGTCCAGTAGAGATATTCTCCTAGTAACGTGAGACCGAAGATGTGTAATATCTCACTGCTGTGTAATTCTTTTCGCTCTGTACCGTCCATGTTGCACACCTGTAGACGTAAAAAGAAGTAACTTTATGCAcatcttttgaatatttttgtcgtAAAAACTTTAGTTTTTGAGTGTTTCTCAGTATAATAAtaacctatacatacatatgtgtgtctagattaaattaaaaaaaaaaacagagaatCACTTATTACTGGACAAATAGACAAGTTTATGTTAGtttatatttcaaactagctgatcccgcgaacttcggatcgtttaaaccttccctggacacAGGTCCAGGTTTGTacagacaaacattttaaaaccaaaataagataaatcggttcagccattctcgagCTTTAgccagactaacgaacaacaattcatttttatatataagaagattcCAAATACTTTGGAACAAATATATAGATTAACTTACCTCAATCTTATGCGTCCTAGCATCACCCCAATACAGCTTATTCTTGACCGTATCAAGAGCTATACCATTAGGCCAGGTCAACTTCTCGTAGACAAGCAACATTCTTCCACTGCCGTCTAAGTTAGCTCGTTCTATCTTAGGTTTCTTGTCGTTCCAGTCGGACCAGAACATCCAGCCGGCTGTCGGGTGTAACGCTATGGCACGTGGATCGTATAGCTCGTTGTGGATTATTACCTGAAAGAGGATGGGAAATCGGTATCTATGTAAATGTCGATTTAGTTAGAAGAAAATGTGAAGACTGGCTTGTGCCAGTGCCCTCTGTGAAGGGAGGGAAAGAAAGGTGCcgaataaaatatgttactgTTATTATAATGTTTAGTTTAAACCACTATTCACACTCTATTCTTACAGGTTTTAACCTGTAATAAAAATCTGGTTATGAACCATGGTATTTGTCACTACTTTTTTGCGCCTTTGTACATGTCACTTTTAAAAAGATCTTGACTAACTTTAGAACAGCTGCTTCTCGAGACTAAAATACGATAAACCAAGGTCATAGAGATATACTTATTTGACAACATACCTTCTTCGAAGTACCATCAAGCCTGGCCACATTGATAGTATCAGTGACTGGATCAGTCCAGTATATATTCCTGGCTAGAGGGTCGATAGCAATACTGTCGGGCACTCCGTTAATGTGAATCACCACTGTCTGTTCGCTACCGTCGAGGCGTGCTCGAGATATTGTCTTTGCCTGTAAGGGAATTGGATTATTGTGTGGTTTTTATTAATGGAAACTATAGGCAAAAGTGTGAAGAAGATTggaaaataggtatgtatattgtttACTGCAGACTAGGCGTTCAACGTACGCatacacaaatatttgtaaGGACTGAAGTCCTATTGTTCACTGTGTATGTGACTATGCGTAGTGCGAAAGCCTAGTCTGTTATTAGCTTAATATGACAAAAACAGGACTATCCTTCAATCATGACATGGAAAATAACATTGTGGAATCTCTGAGAGCCTACTGAAAGGGTTACTTTGCCATGAAATCATGGTTCATTTAAAGCAAAAGCCTTGAAATGTATAACAGCATAACTACTCAAAATCTTGACTTTGATTAGTAAActccgaaataaaataaaatgacatttatttcaggcaagtTCACCCATATCAGAAACAGATTGgtcacaaaacaaattattattataaattaaaaacactaaagtAGATGTAATAACTTACCAAACTATCAGCCCAATAAATATGTTCGTACTTGGGATCAAAGTCCACCGTGAGGGCTCTCTTCAGGTCTTTAAGAGGTAATGCGTACGGAGTGAAGTCCGGAGAGTCCAGTGATATCTTAGATATAGCGGAGCGCTGTGCCACGATGAGGAGTGACTGTGGACTGTCGTGGCAGGTTGTGTTGCTGTTCTCTTTGAGTTTCGAGCCCGTTGGGCATGCACATTCGTAGCCTGCGAAGATAAATGATTAATGATGTTTAATAGTTCGGATTGCAGCGTATATGGAAGATCAAACAGGTACTATATGTAATGATACACATTGAAAATGACGGTTATCTACATTaacatcaaatattatttttacatacttaGAAACAATGCTTTACGACCATGCATGGGAGCTTTAGATTTAGGCCATTCATGGAAAAACCTGAAGGGATAAAACagtgaaattattatattagtatgttAGTATACatggaatttattatttgactCTCAGAACACCATGTTTCTTAAGTATATAACAAAAGACATTACTTCTATGGGTAGAAAGCGGTCATAGACCATGCAACCTTAAAGGAGGTACATTGTATGTAACATCTTTTCAACAGGACCAATAATTACCTAGTGGTGTTGGCGCTAAAAGGCACAAATGCGAGCATCCTCCATTATTCTCCTTGCATGGATAGTCACCCGGGGGCATCAGCTGTCTGCTTCCATCATATACCTTCAAGTCCACAGGTACGGGATCTGATTTTATCAGCTCTTTCATTGGGCCACTTGTTGCTATATCCCATGTGTGAATTGACCTTAAATAACAAGTAATGGGCCTTGTATTCCATAAAGTGCAAAATAGatcaacaaaaacacataaataaaaaaaatagggacctatataaatattttttacatagacCTGAGAGTCCCGGATACAACCGATTAAGAATTGTAATAATTGACATAATAgtcataatttatataatgtaaaaattaatattttacccaCACTAAAAcacatataaatacaataaaaggaCCCAAGATTCAAAGTAAATTGCTAATGCAAGCATGTATTATTTTACACAGTGTTACATATTATACACAAGTTACTCACCATGttttccaatcagtccaataaAGCTTGTAGTTAAAAAACGCAAGTGCATATGGATACACAAGGTTCTCTTTAACAACACTCTTTCTCTTCTCTCCGTTAAAATCAATAACATCAACAAAATGTAACTTAGCATCAACCCAGTATATCAGATTATTGTCATAGTCTATTGTGATACCATTGGGCCAGAATATGTTTTCTTTGACTATAATTTTACGAGTAGCTGGGTCTCCATTCATTCCGGCTCTTTCGATTTTGGGAACTTCTCCCCAATCTGTCCAGAACATGAGACTAAAACAAACGACAGATGTTAGTCAGATAAGTAATTACTACTCATTGAATGGCTTTTTCAAGTTTAACATAGGTAAACTTGGTTGAGAAAACCTATCTCTTTATGACAAACTGAAAATTAGTCTACATTTTGGTATTTTCATTGAATATGTTAACTTTAATTTCTGGAATTACTAATATAGTATATTATGtagtattatgtattattagtatgtctctaccagacctcgggactatagagtcccggatttttgggaggcgaacgtggggccgaagccaacacgctgaagcccttttgagacaactttaatgaaatggtgacacaaaaccgacgattatccctgtatacactatagaaatgtacccaaggacaatccccggttctgtgctaaactattgctaactatggatgaaaactacttgggctattgtgatgggatgctaatggactaggaatggggaaactacgggaactatggcacctgccgataacaatgtaataaatacacgtaaaaatggcaggtggagactcgccaactcacttactgggcccccgggaatcag
This window encodes:
- the LOC110375193 gene encoding low-density lipoprotein receptor-related protein 6, which gives rise to MTKRRRILYADKIIQNIMNVFCLLMFLQLKGFYAVVSNPILLYSTASDIRVVNTSKLGKVDTIVKNLVQGSAVDFFHRKDLICWSDQTAELIQCMSYNETHVGDKVRIVSEGLITPTGIAIDWYTDKIYWTDGETNKIEVISIEQRYRKVLFWSEVDLARAIAVVPKEGLMFWTDWGEVPKIERAGMNGDPATRKIIVKENIFWPNGITIDYDNNLIYWVDAKLHFVDVIDFNGEKRKSVVKENLVYPYALAFFNYKLYWTDWKTWSIHTWDIATSGPMKELIKSDPVPVDLKVYDGSRQLMPPGDYPCKENNGGCSHLCLLAPTPLGYECACPTGSKLKENSNTTCHDSPQSLLIVAQRSAISKISLDSPDFTPYALPLKDLKRALTVDFDPKYEHIYWADSLAKTISRARLDGSEQTVVIHINGVPDSIAIDPLARNIYWTDPVTDTINVARLDGTSKKVIIHNELYDPRAIALHPTAGWMFWSDWNDKKPKIERANLDGSGRMLLVYEKLTWPNGIALDTVKNKLYWGDARTHKIEVCNMDGTERKELHSSEILHIFGLTLLGEYLYWTDMQKRTLDRINKNTGLERQPVVEQMANMMGVKAFRLGESLGWNQCADNNGGCSHLCLNTPERYVCSCPLGFELSKDKKTCVQPEAFLVYSRKNVIGHISIENEGNDVAVLPLKDLKEVSALAVHVAGNKLYWSDAKTKTINRCSINGSNMEKVLEWMGLVEGIAIDWSGQNIYWTDTATQRIEVARLDGSSRRALVWQGLKKPKSIALDPNKGYMYWSELGSKTIKRAGMDGSSPSTLFEQVGKVHSIAIDYERKAIYWAALDPPAIEFAFLNGTGRKVLISNVSMPYTLTIHNDKVYWGDWNTGIVESATKLTGENRKIIQTGLEYISEVKVFGRARSGGQCAADNGGCAHLCLPAPREYVCACPAHYRLHSDNETCTEPEEFLLFAQKNAIGRIVVANGECSDAYIPLTGLKNVKAIEYDPVNKHLYWMDDDSHAIRRVPISYSVTSAITDSTTIVSGLSRPFHMVLDVLGRALYWTCADTDSINATSIDSNSSVGVILRGDNMMPRYLAFHQTKRFLIWNDAGLGVITRANVDGTARIELARATNVTSLAIDHGSGTVYWAVNRQIHAVDLDGTNKRVVWQGGYASALAVWGGGAWFSGSGGAMRLALARRDSPALPVPHVARLVAAVAVHRVARSHPCWMGGTCGAGACGAGGVCGCVRCGAPACQPQRFLCDAAAPDPRCIPMHWRCDGQKDCENGADEASCGACAGGLRCADGACAAALGACDAGAYCERAPLPDAFRCDEHLCLAPRLLCDGHQHCEDGSDEAPATCGFAGAKEQTAQTTRRSNAFVVCGCIAGAAGGLGGAWAALRRVRRAARAPPTRARPAPATVPPAARALVPLKRLYPETPALPALTATYTDTLESACAWYPRPTANPPPSPATGSDGGSAAPRRRAYRHYRASNRPPPPTPASTDACESEPEPAARAPPPSPAPRRH